Proteins encoded in a region of the Perognathus longimembris pacificus isolate PPM17 chromosome 11, ASM2315922v1, whole genome shotgun sequence genome:
- the Sertad4 gene encoding SERTA domain-containing protein 4: MTLVLSMNRFCEPIVSEGAAEITGYQTLWEADSYRGPSPPGTAQAPLQGDRGAGPPLAGSHYRGISNPLTTSKISYFKRKYVEEEDFHPPLSSCSHKTISIFEERAHILYMSLEKLKFIDDPEVYLRRSVLINNLMKRIHGEILMQNNWCFPACSFNGTSAQEWFMPQDCPYRKRPRMAREECEKFHACCFYQECGGHYLNLPLSVNASVGSASAASSSSSSSSSSSPPLPLPSCSHQMDFHVGSAPIYKSDSQIPANEIFVTNVRSLGVQEKAKFNDEKANNETSRNGDPLGHEPVGNDLDFECKGQFYDYFETGYNEKNNVSESWKKSLRKKEPSSNNKLCCSKGNKI, translated from the exons ATGACTCTGGTTCTGTCCATGAATAGATTCTGTGAGCCCATTGTCTCGGAAGGAGCTGCCGAAATTACCGGGTACCAAACACTATGGGAGGCTGACAGCTACCGaggccccagccccccaggaacagcacaggcTCCGCTGCAGGGAGACCGGGGAGCGGGCCCCCCGCTGGCAG GATCCCATTACAGGGGAATTTCAAATCCTCTAACAACATCCAAGATCTCATACTTTAAGAGGAAATATGTGGAAGAAGAGGATTTCCACCCACCACTCAGCAGCTGTAGCCAtaaa aCCATCTCCATTTTTGAGGAGCGAGCCCACATCCTTTACATGTCCTTAGAAAAGCTCAAGTTCATCGATGACCCCGAGGTATACCTCCGAAGATCTGTCCTCATCAACAACCTGATGAAAAGGATCCACGGAGAGATCCTCATGCAGAACAACTGGTGCTTCCCCGCCTGTTCTTTCAATGGCACTTCGGCCCAAGAGTGGTTCATGCCTCAAGACTGTCCTTACCGGAAACGACCACGGATGGCTAGAGAGGAGTGCGAAAAGTTCCATGCCTGCTGCTTTTACCAAGAATGTGGTGGTCACTACCTAAATTTGCCCCTTTCTGTAAATgctagtgttggaagtgcctccgccgcctcctcttcctcttcttcgtcttcctcttcctctccccctctgccTTTGCCGAGCTGTTCCCACCAGATGGATTTCCACGTAGGCAGTGCACCTATTTACAAGAGTGATAGCCAGATACCTGCCAATGAAATCTTTGTCACTAACGTCAGGTCGCTTGGTGTCCAGGAAAAGGCCAAATTCAATGACGAGAAAGCAAATAACGAGACCAGCCGAAATGGTGACCCCCTCGGCCATGAACCCGTGGGAAATGACCTTGATTTTGAATGCAAAGGCCAATTTTATGATTACTTTGAGACTGGATATAATGAAAAAAACAATGTGAGTGAGTCTTGGAAAAAGTCTTTAAGGAAAAAGGAGCCGTCGTCAAATAACAAGCTGTGCTgtagcaaaggaaataaaatatga